The Oreochromis aureus strain Israel breed Guangdong linkage group 7, ZZ_aureus, whole genome shotgun sequence region TCTGTTTCCTTGCCTATCCCGCATACTTTTAAAAAACCAAGATGGCTATGGTAAAACTGTTCAACTCGAGGCTTAGTAACAGAACTTTGCTAATCAATATGCGACCTCACAGAGGCTATGGTCATCTTTTATATTTAGCCCGTGCTGCATACACACTATACCAAGTTGTACAGGGCTTTCTAAATCACTGAATAGCTGCACAGCGTGGTAAAATGTTAAGTGGAAACCAGTGGGCCCTGCTGTAGCTGATGAGGTTGATAACTCACTCTTTGTAATGCAGTGCTCGGCCGGCAGCAGTCTCTTCTTCATCAGACCCTGCAGAACAGACCTGACAGATGGCCGGTGCACCAACTGTAGCACAAACAGGTGGGACTGGGGACAAAGAGACATAGGGGGCAAACTGGAGTTCAAAATGAGGTTAATTCATTAGTTCAATGTAATGTACTGTAATAAATTTTCTACATTTCCGTGACTGAGTCAGGAAACAGTCACATCGAGTGACTTACACAGCAGCATGCTGTCACTGTGATCTGTACAGTGTTGCGCCCTGGCTGACACACTTGCTTTAGATACAAGGGCTTGTGGGAGGTTTTGTTGTCACCTCTTTCAATGGACAGAGGAGTTGCATTAACACTGACCTGATGAAAATgaagaagagagaagaagagaaaacgTCAACAAAATCCTGGCAAATTGTGTTTAAGATCTCTTCTAAAGGTGGTAAGTAAAGTTGAAATGTGGGGACAGTTACCTCTTCAAAATGTTATCTCAAGAACTGTTTATAATTAGTCACAGGAAACCAAAAccaataaatacaaaacatatCCAGCTTTCTCAGCTATCTCTAGTATAGACCACTGAGTTTTAGACCATCAGTGTGATGACATTTTTTAATCcaaacttttttcccctttcataGCCATTCAAATGCCTCTTTAAGGGTTCAGACTTGGCTTTAGGTTTAAAGTAACAATGAGGTTCAGGGTCAGAGTTTAGTGTTTAGTCTAATGGTTAAACCTAGGAATAACAGACATATGAATGCACTGATAATAAATGTCCatacaaaaagccaaacaaacatACCTGTGTGTATATTGACGTCCACAAATATATAACAGATATGGATGCTTACTTGCACAGAGGCAGGCCAGTTAGTGTTCATTTGTCTGTCTTCGTGGTGGTAACACTTAAACTGCAGCTCTAAATCTGGCCTGTGGAGGGAGACACAAAACAGCTGTCAGGGGAAAAGACTGGGTGGGGTTATCAGACAttcttcatttgttttctttctgctgttttaaattGCTCAGGAAGAGAGcaatttattttcatatcaCAGCACAGTGTCCCTCaaatattttcaaaaagaaaaaataacattttttctttttttctgtcatatcCTGGTACAATGGTGGATGATGATATTAAATGTGGTCAGTGTATGTACAAGTAATCTATGTAAGCCAAAGCTCAGGCTTCAAACTGTTCCAAACACTGTTTCTCACTTTGTTCTGCTCTCGTCATGTGACtgcagtgttgttctttatacctCATCATTAGTGTTTTGTAGACAGAGTCTCGCAGGTGGAAGGCATGGTTGCTGACAGCCAAGTTGTGCTCCAGTCTGAAAGGCTCCAACACTACACCATCTCGTACAGGGAAAGTCAGACGCAGGTCGTCACTGGGGTTACCTTGAATGGAAAGTTGCAGTTTCTGATGCATCAGTGAATTTAAGGTCTATGTGGTGCCTTGACAGACAACTGAGGCAAGAGGTTGTGATCCATTTGAAGAATTTTTCAAGTAAAAAAGACACTTTTGTTTATGCTTAATTTTATCCTGACAGGagtctgaaataaaacaaaagtaacTGTACCTTTTTAGATGAATAATAAAAACCTCTGACCTGTATGTGttctcatttacatttttttgtgatCAGTTGTTCTTTCGTGGATACAATGTTTATGACTCAatcaatttttaattaaacattttgatgtttgtttgttttctcaatTGTTAAttattcttcttctctgttaTCAACACCGTGAGAGCTGAGGTAGAGGCAAGTTTTCAGTGCCATTCGTCAGTAAGATTAAGGAAATGCTACAGAGCCTAAATTCAAGTAATTTGTTATTTGCAGTCAAGCTTCATCTATATATCATCTTTAGCAGTGTACTTTCTCTGTGGCAGCTGAGTCTCACCTGTAAGGGGCTGCTGGGTGTTGATGTTGGCTTTGGTTTCTGTTGTAAGGTAGGGGGGTTTGGTTTCCTGGCCTGGAGAAAGGTAGGGAGGTATGGAGGTCCCCGGTGTCATTGGAGGGGTAGGATTCCCTCCCATTGGCGAGGTGGGATACCCAGGAAGCACTCCACCCCGAACTGGCTGAGAGACGAGGATGAGCAATATTTAGAGCATCAAAcctaactaaaaaataaaaactatatttttgtatatatagtGCGTGGATGCATTTGGAAAGTATTTTCAGCACTTgacttgttccacattttgtcacgtTACAACCTTACTACTAAATGGATTAAATTGGTTTTTCAACTCTCTACATGCACAGCCCTATGTAATTTAAGCACATGTTGTTCTTTAATTTATGTTCTTTAACTTAAGGGGATTAGAAAAGTGCAAAaagcatccaggacagaaataACTGCATTACACTACAGAACAGAACTTCGGCTCTTTGTAAGTACCTgtacagacagcatgctaacactaagctagccaagaaccctgAGTAATATTAAAGCTGACTGAATTCTAACCTCAGCAGCCAGACGCTGAATTTCAACAGGCAACaaaagcagtgatgagcagtcaggctgcagcctgaatacctttctacctgttcatgtttctacagtagaatcactgCGGTGACTGCTTTgaagtctctttgtgctggttttcatctttacTTTATACTGTTAGCTAGTGTAAATACTGAGAGAAAAAtcatgtgtgtcctcattaggatagggatttgtgttagtgtgtgggactgtagcctaTAGATTCATATTGTTAAATTATGTTAATTATGAGACAGTGATTTTCAGATAATTTTACAGAGAACCATGAAAGTAATGTAACGAGTAGTGTCACAAATTACTTTCTTCAGTGTGTAATTAAGTAACTACtgcattacttaaaaaaatttatttttgtaatatgtgtaatacattTTTGGAGTAACGACCCCAACACCGATCATAACAAACAGGTGCAACACCTCCATCAcgcaccagtgtgtgaatgtgtgcgtgaatgggtgaatgactgggtatgtaaagcgctttggggtccttagggaccataaaggcgctatataaatacaggccatttaccatttacaaaaATTTGACAGTATGCAAATAATTACATGACTGTAATGACTTTCATATGTTGTTCTTAAATCAGAGTTGGTGAGAACCTAATGCGAACTGACAAGGAATCGAATCTAAAAGTGATATCGATAATGGAATTAAAActgctaaattcttatcaaaTTATATGATGCCCCATGATGAACATTAGCAGTAGAAACAAGCTTCTGCTTTACAATCCTTACACAGTGCTGCAACCAAACATCACGACTTCAACGTATAATGAATCAAAAACAGAATGAATTAaattcaaacattaaaaaatacttaaactTTTAATTTTGAGATATTCAAATCTTCATAAAATATAGGAAGCCATAAAATTTTAGTATAACAAAGCTAAGAGAAACTGAGCTTAAAGTCTTCAGTGTTGACAGCATGGGGTGAGTGCATGGAGGACTTACCCCGTTCACTGCAGCCTGTGTGAAGGCATTGTATCCTCCTGGTCCTCCAGTTGCCATGCTGCCCTGACCATTGAAAGGCTCTGACTGAAgaccacagaaaccaaacatgACATTGAGTACCCAGGTATGTGGACACAAAGATGTGGAGAAAACACATCTGCAAttaatgcaatacttttgttaaaccccttGGATGAAAGGTGAGAGTCGGCACTTCACTCACATTGTAATTATAGGGCCCAAGCACAAAATTGTGAAGGCCCTAATGTATCTACTCTGTGAAACGAATAGAATATTTAAAGGCCTAAAGATACTCAAAAACCAATTCAATTTTGCACATGCAAACTGGTGAAAATGTCTGTATTTTACTGGTTTTGGACATGGACAGAGCAAAATGACTCAGTAGTGACCCCTaaaaaaattgcaaagaaaTAAGCCCACAGGTTGTGTTTCACATACATTAAATTTGAAATTTGGCAGACATGTAGCATCTGTAGACGCACAAAAAATCCGCTAGGAGTGATACCCTAAACTCAACAGAAAGTCTACCATTTTGAATCGAAGATAACAAATTTTGGCACCACTTTTACCATTTCAACATGGCGAATTTAAATGTTTTGCCATGAAGCACGAAACTCAAAGACACATTGTCCAACATAACGCTGTCTCTCCTAAGCTTCTCAGGGGTCATGAGCGTCCAGAAATGAACACATTGATATGTCAAATCTCAGCAAAAGTTGGAGTAGTGATAGACGTAGCGATACCGCATGACAgtaacatcaggaagaaggaacacgagaagcaaGAGAAGTACCAAGGtctcagagaagagcttgagaagatgtggaaggtgaaggtaacagtggtcccagtggtaatcggagcactaggtgcagtgactcccaaccTCAGTGAGGGGCTCCAGAAGaccccaggaacaacatctgagatctctgttcagagtcctaggaacagctaagatactgcagcAAGCTGTCTATACCTTAGCGCTTGGAAaatgccaagcaaagactcacagccttagGCAACTGCTTGAAAAGGTATACCAGAGAAAGAGAAGGCAGTAGAATAAACCAGCTGAATCACAGAACcatccaaggtgtactctcagtggcaggggaacaatatgagaaaaGCACCACCAAGGCTAGAGCCTGAGGAAGaacataacggcaatgctcagtagctagtggatctaagagcagaccacagcaacctcccagAGCAAGTTCCAGTAACCAttacagtggcagacatccaagaaagggtctccagtatgaagcaCTGGACAACACCAGGCCCCAACATGATTCAGCCTACTGgttgaagaagctgactgcattccacgagcgtctggcagaaCAAATGAACCACCTGCTAGTTgatgagagacacccagaatggctaactgaagacCAGACAGTTCTGGTTTTCAGTTAGCCCTAGAAGGGACCGGCCCCATCTAACTACCAGCCAATAACCAATATATAGGTATAGTTGTGCCAGAGGAAATAGTTTCAGcatctgcttttattttctgtacattacaagttttattttggaaattaTAAGATAGTCAAATATCCTTAAAAATTATGTTAATCTCAAACATCCCAAAGCTGCTTGGCTCTGTTTTGTGGTCACCTTATAATACTGAGGAGGATTGGGCTGTCCAGCTCCCGGGGAAAACTGTGCTGGATTGTGTGATCCAGCAGAGTAGTGTCCCATGTGAGGCATCCGGCTGGAGAGGTAAGAGGGTGAGGTGGCGCATCTCTGCTGTGAACCAGTGGGGTATTGCAGAGGCTGGTTAGTGTACCCTGACATCCCACCAGAGCCATACTGTGGTCCAGAAAAACCCTGGAAAAAGACAGAGACGGTAAAGTGGAATTAGAGTTGTTTAATCCATAATTTAAATGGGAAAGTATGATATTGCATGAGTTATCAAGTAAGTATCTAattctttctgctttttgaATAAACCAAAATAGGACAGATGAGAGgtagttagcactgttgcctcacagaaGGTCCTGACTTCGACTCATCTGAtcggggcctttctgtgtggagtttgcatgttctccccatgattttgtgggttctctctgggtactttGGCTTCCTCCCACGGTCCAAAGACAATTAGTGGGGATAGGAAGTGAAATGAGGTTTTTAACTGGTGACTATAAATTGCCCACAGGTGgtaatgtgagtgcaaatggttgtctctttgttagccctgtgatggaTTGGCGATTAATCCAGGTTTGTACCCTGACTCTTGCCATATGGCAGCTAGAGTATGGTAGCTACCCCACCCCAAGTCCCTGATAAACATATAcagaagaaaatagatggatggaggACTATATACTATAATATAGTTCTAGGGAGTATATTTGCTTTTTGTAAGTTTGAGCAAAGATTTGGTGGGATCACTGACCTCGGAATGGAAAGGCCGTTTGAGTCCTTGTTGTCCGCCTGGATAGCCTCCTTGATGAGGAATTCTCTGAATGTGCGCAGGGTGAGAAGGATACAAGCCTCCGGTGGAAGGTGGAAGTCCAGACCTTGAAGAGATCATCCCGCCAGGATTCATCCCTGGAGGGCCACGGGGCCCCGCATGAGATAGGAATTGGGTGCTGTAAGAGGATGCTCCACCCAACTGAaaaggaaaggagaaaaaaataaaaatgttagaaAGTTAACTGGATCTTTTCCACAGCATTGACAGCTCACAGAGTTCAGTCATAGTGAGTCAGGGTCTGCATTTATCAAGCAACTCAGAGCTGTGAAAGTTACTTTTGCCCAGTCGCAGTTTTGGTAGTAGAAATAAATACAACCTGTAACTTAAAATGGGAATCCCATTTAACTTAAGTCTAACCAATGTCAGTATAGTGCTGTGGATAAAAAGACCCCTTCCtgaggttttgttttggtttttttccatatttgtcacactttcaGATACAGTACATTTTCAGATCAAACAGTGTTTactattagacaaagataacccaagtaaatacaaaatgcattttttaaaatttagagtgtattttttaaggaaaataagCTCAGTTTTGCTcagcctaccaaaattactccaagtgTAATCAACAAGTCACGCAGATCTCATAAGAatccagaacaacatctaaaaaactgcaggcctcacttgcctcagttagGTATGATGATTCAACAATGACAAAATATTAACGGATTGCAATTTTTGCTCAGAGTTTCAAGGTAAAAATCACTGCTGACTAAAAAGAACTGAAATGctcatctcacatttgccaGAAAGTATCTTTATTGTTCCATGAAATTTGGGGTAAATATTCTCTGGACTGCAAAGACAAAAGCAGAACTTTTCTGAAGAGTTACAACCCATTACATCCAGCATGAGACAGTATGTCAGAAAAAGTACATCacaccaacagtcaaacattaTGGTGGTAGTGTGATTCTCTGTTACTGCTTTACTGCTTCAGGATCTGCACGACTTGCCATAACTGATGTAatcatgaattctgctctctaccagaaaatcctgaagctCAAACACACTTGAGTCATGCACCAGAATAATCTTAAACACACAAGTCCACATCTGAATGTTTCAAAAACCCACCACAGTaggtaaattaaaataattctgcaaagaacagtgagccaaaattcctccacagtgatatTAAAGACTTATTGCCAGTTATTGCAAATACTTAATTGATAATCAAGCTTTTATATATGTTTTACCTGCTGATATTTTACCTTCTTCTTGTGATTCTCTGGTAAACAATTAACTCTCAATATAGTGGCCTCACTGAAAGTCAAAATATTGGCAACTTATTGAGTCCCTGGAGAaatgaggaaataaaaaaaactgaagaagaaaatgTTCTACTGGAGAAAAGAgacgggggaaaaaaataaattaacaatatATGGTCAGATTTCTTAAAAGATGGTGATGGCAATTTATACTCAATGGTAACGATAAAGCAATTTTAACATCGTATGTGGACAAACTCGTGATAGATCGAGTATATTTGATGTATCGCCCACTTTTGTGCCTTTATTGATAACTTCAGTGGAAATTACAGGAAGAGAGTGGGACATGTAACAGGTCCAACTTTGGATGCTAAAATTATCTGCCTCAAAAAGTTGGCAATCAGGATCATCATGAACAAGTTGAAACTAGAGCTGCAACTACCAGAAAAGTCTGGTAACATCCAACGCAGAGTTCAGGTGTTACCTCACTGTCATTTATGGACAATAAAATAAGCTAATTACATGAAACCATGAAAGCTATGAGCAGCTTCTCCCTTTTCGCTTCTTGCATGCCCCCTAAACACAAAGAGATGCACATATCTTTCTCAGAGACCTTTACCTGGCCATAGCTCAGCTCCTGGTTCTGTTTTTCCTGTATTGCTGCAACAGTCGCTGTAGCAGTGGCAGTTGCTGTGGCAGCAGcggcagcaacagcagcagcggcagcCTGAGTGAAATCTGAGGGTGGACGAACGCCTAGACCAGCACCTCCACTGTTTCCAGAGTAACTGTGGGGAGAGAAAGGAAGACTGGGAGATGAGTGTGATTAGTAAACTACGCATAACTGTGTGAGGTTTTGTCACTAGCATGAGTCAGAGTCGTGTGTGAGAGCAACCATAGTGTTGAGACCCCCTGCCCCCTTATTACATTACATgcatgtaattaaaaaaagcatttcagtCCTAACCAATCCTGATTTGGGAGATCACCCTCTTCCATCCCATATATGAAGAGCCAGAGGCAGAAAAAAACTATAGCAGGggtccaaaacaaaacagaaatggaaagaaataaatgtggtgGGCTGCATAgctgtttgcagctgtttagCAACTGTGGGCAAGAAAAATTTACTGAGAAGGTTATGTAAAAGTTTACTAAATGCAGGACCTGTCTCTCATGATGACCTTCTGTATCTCAGTTAGACCAACTAACATCATTCCAGTGTTCCCTGATGTTGGCTTCCAGCCTACTTCTTCAACTGTTTCTAAGGTTACTTTGGCAATGCTAAAGATGAGTTCAGTTGCTTCAGGTGATATTGGTAGTCGGATGGTATAAAAGCATCTCTATGGGATGTAGTCAGCAAGCTGGGGGAGTTGTGCCTGTGTAAATAGTCAGTACTGAAATACACATGATTTCTTTGAATGTTCATTTTTCAGGGTGGAATGACTGTACAGCAtatatctttaatgactttgtaAACAAGACCTATTCAAGGTAAAATGtatgcatacatacatacatttactTACATCTTTTTAATAATTGGTGCTGAAGGATCTACAATGTCTTTTAACTTGACATGAAAAAGCCTATTAACAGATTAACTGGTGATCATAATTTACTACAACTAGTAGTTTCTCTTTGCCTTTTCTCTGAGCATAAAGAAATGTTGTTTCACAGCACCAACTAGACTGGCCAATAATCAGAACAATAGGATAGCATACCTTCCACTGTAGGCGGAGGCTGGGTTGTAAGCAGTGCTGGGACGTCCATACATGACTGGCTGGCCATAACCTTTCGAGACAGGATCTCCATATGACTGCTGACCTATGAACTGGGAGCCCATCCCAGGACCCATACCAGGGCTACCACCGGGCATCATGTGACTGCCAGAGCTATCGCCAGGGCCCATGGGTGCACCAAACACCTACATAGGAAGAGGAGGAATAATTTCACTCCAAACAGTCTCATGTACCATAAAGTGATGAAAAGATATGAAGTCAGACAAGGTGGTGGAAGAAACGTTCATTAGACCAAATTGGGGACTTCCTAAGTTAACTCTTAACACTCAAACTGAAAGGTAAACAGAgacaatttattttaaaatacttAAGTAATTTTTTCCTCGTGTACTTCTAAGTAGACTCAAACATGTTTTGGTCTTTGGGACAAAACAGTATTTCTGAAAGTTATAACAGCACTGTAGGTTAGGAATGGGACATTTAACAATGAAATGTGGATGTAACTGTTGAGAGCAGCTCAACTTCAGCCATATCAGTGTCCTGAAAGTAAAAGTCTTTCAGAGAAGAGCAGCTTGCCCATTGATGACTTTGTTTTCTaatctttatttttctaatattaGATTATGGGACATTCATGAAAGTCACCACTgtattaactaaaaaaaaaaagaaaaaaaaagcaatcatTATGAAAAATACCAAGCTAAAAGTCACACAGCAACACACTGAAACATTGGTGCTCGAGCAGCTCTCATATTCTGCAAGGCAAAATTACTGTTTTCATCAAGTGATTCTGGTGGCTTTAAGGAgagtaataaaattattttaatccCCTGTTGAACAGGGCTGAAAATCTCATACACAGTGTGCACTTACACCagatttttcctcttttttgggggggccaACATCCGTTTCGCTGCTGACCCCATCCACAACAATAAGCTTCCAAACAGGGGATTGCCTGACTGCCATCTATTTTAGTTAACAAACTGAATATGCACAAGTACCTCTTACAAAATCTATCGTTTtagtaaaagaaaatatttcacttttagaTTCAGTCAAAATAGCAGCCCTTGATTTTACACTGAATTAAACCCAGGCTTTGTATATACTTCTGAAATTAGGAGAACAATGTCTCAGGATACCCAGGATACCAAGTCATGTGTTAcctgattgtgtgtgtgattggtcACACCCCACACAGTGGTTACTACAGAGAGAGATCCTGCGTGCTGATTGGTGCCTGGTTGCCAGGAGACTGGCTCATTTATGAAGGAGCCGCCAGTGCTGCAGGAGGATATGAATACGAGTTACTGGGATAGTTGTGGAGGTTCagcagaggcagagagagctTTCATCTAGATATCAATAacattaaatgtcagaatatCAGACATAACTTTATTATTTCCTAACGAAAATAGATGATGAAAACAGACCTTATTACAGCTCATTTACTGCTGTAGCACAAGGACATGAGTAGAATGTAATCATTGCACCTTTTACTTTGGCGAGCTAATGATGAACCATAACATGGTTTATTTATCTCACAGTTAAGGTTTCTGCTTCCTCCTTGCAAACCATTTTCTGGAAAGGATAGCACTGGTCTCAGAGCACAATATTTAAAGGCTTACTGACAATGAAACCTTCAACACCATTatggatgttttatttttaatatttttaaattactcTTACATATTTTGGTAAAGAAATAGAAATTTAAGCTGGCATTTGTTCACTTAATAATCAGATTCAATATGTTTCTGTTACTTTTtccccattttcccctttttaaCCATTACTGCTTGTTGTTGAGCTGGCTACACATTTCTTCCACTTCTTTCTGTAGTGAAACAGCAGTCATCAGGCTGTATGGCTGCACTCAATTAAGACTGTTTTGGCTTAAGCAAATCCAGATGCATCCaaaaagactgaacagaaaACACTCTGGATTCCCTTTAATAGTTCAAACTGGAGGGAATTCAGTTATctgcttctttttatttttttcctttattatttACAGATCCATCCAAGTTTTCTTCCTGGTTGGAGGTGCAGCACATAGACTTACTGAGCATGTCTATAGTCAAAAGATTCTCATATCCATCTGCACTGATTTATATTTGCCAGCATGGTTCTGCTATTGGACTTCTCTTCCTCTGATTTTCCATGAATGCATGAGGAAAGGTCTGCAGGGGAACATCAGCTATAGTCAGCACAAAACAGACTCTGCTTACGAATGATTGTTTAACATGTAATGTTTAACAATCTTTGTTAAATTAATAGTTCATAATAAATATTATCATAATTTCATATGTGTTATGAATTTTTCTgcataaaaacagcaaaatgtgACCATGGAGCACAGGGGGAGACAGAATGAAGATTGAAGGGTTGATACTGGTCAGAATAGCTAACACACTCCTATCGCTTGACACTTCAAGTCATGCAGCACTGACTTCACTCTTCCTCTGAACCTGTGTTTCAAAAAAACATCTTCACCATCAAGTGAGACGGCACTGATGAAACTGGAGATGACAGTTTCCCTTTGAGGCATAAAGTAACTCAGTGGTAAAATTGCATGTGTGGGAAGAATCAACAAAGTTTGTTGATTTGTGAAAACACAAAGCCACCATCGTCAACCACAAAACAGCATGTTTTACTTCATAGAATTCTGAGACACGGCGGGTCTGGGCCCGCGCTGGAGAGATGGCGCAGTGGCAGAATGGCTGCTGTGTTTGCCTAGGATTACTCCTCACCCCCTACCCAACCCTGTTGCTGGTCACGTGCTCCATAATGTTGTACtgtggacatttatgtgctttttgtgcagaggagtttttttgtttcctgttctcatgctgtcctcccATAGGAGCCCAGCAtgaggtctctttttttcctcttgtactttcccattgtagTGTACATTTCAGTGGTTTTCTAATGCAACCGTTCTCCGACTTGTATCCccatgtgatgtctgtgttgtgtgtgtaaggtTGGGGGCGGGTCCATtccactgcagggcaacctgcatgtggCGAATAAAATTTGAACTTGAACTTCAACTTGACTGCTGTGGAAATTTTAACCTGTTAGCTCAGGAAACGAATGACAGTAAAAGACCCAAACTACACAAAAAGATACATAAACTGGCCAATAAAGGCAACTGTAGATTAACAACTCCTGAGTTTTCCAAAGGTTGCAGGTTGGAAAATTACAGTTTTTGTCCCTGGAGTCTGGGAGTTTTGTTGATAGTAAGACCTCCCTCTCTAGAAATAGCTGCTGAATATGTCGTAGTTATCACacattttagaaaataaaatatgctTTACTGCTGACCCCAAAGCAGTTCAAAGTTTCATTTCTGTGTCTCTGCTGTCTGCTTAGAAGTGTGCTGGTCATCAGGTAAAGGACTGTCTATGTATAAGAACCATACAAAAACCCTGCAAAGAAACCAAACAATCCCTATGTGAGAGACAGCTCAATCACTTAAAACCTTGAAAATATCTAGAATGGTCTAATAAGCTTGAGATTTCTTGAGATTGAGAAAGTGTCAGCTTATAAATATGATGTATGATAgcgtttttacattttttttgaataatcaactttaatttaaatgcTTTTGTTATCTTACATGTTGCCTTTGTGAGAAATAAAGAGAGATGCATGTGCAGCTGCAGTTAGACTCTGAGCAGCAACATTCTGTTGTTACCAACCTACTAAGTGTTTCTGTAGACTTTTTGGGCAACGGTATAGCCATAAAACAAAGATTTTATATTGGGAATTTCACGATAAAACATACTTTTAAAATTCTGAAAAACAtaacttttcatttcttttattgtaCCAGGCGTAGTGTAGGTATCACAGACAACCAATCAGTTATAGACAAATCTGGTGTA contains the following coding sequences:
- the zmiz2 gene encoding zinc finger MIZ domain-containing protein 2 isoform X2, which translates into the protein MNLLKCMKPSLPPQSTGGSFINEPVSWQPGTNQHAGSLSVVTTVWGVTNHTHNQVFGAPMGPGDSSGSHMMPGGSPGMGPGMGSQFIGQQSYGDPVSKGYGQPVMYGRPSTAYNPASAYSGSYSGNSGGAGLGVRPPSDFTQAAAAAVAAAAATATATATATVAAIQEKQNQELSYGQLGGASSYSTQFLSHAGPRGPPGMNPGGMISSRSGLPPSTGGLYPSHPAHIQRIPHQGGYPGGQQGLKRPFHSEGFSGPQYGSGGMSGYTNQPLQYPTGSQQRCATSPSYLSSRMPHMGHYSAGSHNPAQFSPGAGQPNPPQYYKSEPFNGQGSMATGGPGGYNAFTQAAVNGPVRGGVLPGYPTSPMGGNPTPPMTPGTSIPPYLSPGQETKPPYLTTETKANINTQQPLTGNPSDDLRLTFPVRDGVVLEPFRLEHNLAVSNHAFHLRDSVYKTLMMRPDLELQFKCYHHEDRQMNTNWPASVQVSVNATPLSIERGDNKTSHKPLYLKQVCQPGRNTVQITVTACCCSHLFVLQLVHRPSVRSVLQGLMKKRLLPAEHCITKIKRNFSSGTIPGTPGLNGEDGVEQTAIKVSLKCPITFKRIQLPARGHDCRHIQCFDLESYLQLNCERGTWRCPVCNKTALLEGLEVDQYMLGILVYIQNSDYEEITIDPVCGWRPVPVKPDLHIKEEPDGPVLKRCRTVSPSHMVLPNVMEMIAALGPASSPYQSLNAGGRNTPEYSRPGNQGFSNQPGFTDFPNTPGTPILGEYAPSGPPPPLPYQSEQTGHSGQVDHSHNILQQHGSGVHSNPSLCDTGSPLPQRSTNTQNSLGQSEGTFGLSGPGLPVGEGTDHALDSSSFFLS